In a single window of the Terriglobus roseus genome:
- a CDS encoding GntR family transcriptional regulator codes for MSLSRNGIQRESMADRVKHELLSRIMDGRMAPGTRIVELQIADEMQTSQGPVREALRELEAMDLIITEPYKGTRVRELTPKEIEDAYDVRAALEQLAAELAAPHFKDNVADLRKAATAVQTAAKRKDQRAYGMHDVKFHRMIVEAANNRALLRAWEALAYEVRIATRLGKAHIDLLAAQEVHWHMIDALEEGDGKVAGRMLAENVVAAFHQHK; via the coding sequence ATGTCTTTGAGCAGGAACGGCATCCAGCGTGAATCCATGGCGGATCGAGTCAAGCATGAGCTTCTCAGCCGCATCATGGACGGTCGTATGGCGCCTGGCACGCGCATTGTGGAATTGCAGATCGCCGACGAGATGCAGACCAGCCAAGGCCCCGTCCGCGAGGCACTGCGCGAACTGGAGGCCATGGACCTCATCATTACGGAGCCTTACAAAGGCACAAGAGTCCGCGAGCTGACGCCAAAAGAGATCGAGGACGCCTACGACGTCCGCGCCGCGCTGGAACAGCTTGCCGCCGAGCTGGCCGCGCCGCACTTTAAGGATAATGTGGCCGATCTGCGCAAGGCAGCAACCGCCGTGCAGACCGCGGCAAAGCGCAAAGATCAGCGTGCCTACGGAATGCACGACGTGAAGTTCCATCGCATGATCGTAGAGGCAGCCAATAACCGTGCTCTGTTGCGCGCCTGGGAGGCGCTTGCGTATGAGGTTCGTATCGCGACCCGCTTGGGGAAGGCGCACATCGATCTGCTTGCCGCGCAGGAGGTGCATTGGCATATGATCGATGCGCTGGAAGAGGGCGACGGCAAAGTAGCCGGGCGAATGCTCGCGGAGAATGTGGTCGCTGCGTTTCACCAGCACAAATAA
- a CDS encoding Gfo/Idh/MocA family protein, with translation MQSAPTKKIGMGLVGPGFIASHHIDAVRRLGFAEVVALADASVELARPKADALGIRNAYGSAQELIADPDVDVVHNTTPNHLHFAVSMAAIEAGKHIVSEKPLAMDSDQCRRLRDAAKAAGVVNAVMFNYRGNPLVQHMRAMIAADEIGSPVFVKGQYLQDWLTDDHVFSWRLDPALGGKSSALADIGSHTCDLAEHVTGAKIVSVLADLGTIVKTRYTSGSAIAFSGEKGGDLREVQIAGEDVASVMLRFANGAKGIVTVGQVLPGHKNDLQLEINGRKASLGWKQESQNELWIGRYDAPNSMMAKDPSLMAASAKPYAHLPGGHQEGWPDAFFNVVSAIYGWVRAGAASPKPEVVSSFADATHVTEIVDAMLRSHDGGNVWIAVE, from the coding sequence ATGCAGTCTGCTCCAACGAAGAAGATCGGCATGGGCCTGGTTGGCCCTGGTTTCATCGCATCGCACCACATCGACGCCGTCCGACGCCTTGGCTTTGCCGAAGTGGTTGCACTCGCCGACGCCAGCGTCGAGTTAGCGCGGCCTAAGGCAGATGCGCTCGGCATTCGCAACGCGTATGGATCAGCTCAGGAGTTAATCGCAGATCCTGACGTCGATGTGGTCCACAACACCACTCCGAACCATCTGCACTTCGCCGTCTCCATGGCGGCGATCGAGGCGGGTAAGCACATCGTCAGCGAGAAGCCGCTGGCAATGGACAGCGACCAGTGCCGCCGTCTGCGTGATGCGGCGAAGGCCGCAGGCGTCGTCAACGCGGTGATGTTTAACTATCGCGGCAATCCGTTGGTGCAGCATATGCGCGCGATGATCGCGGCGGATGAGATCGGATCGCCGGTCTTCGTCAAAGGCCAATATCTGCAGGACTGGCTTACAGACGACCACGTCTTCTCGTGGCGGCTGGATCCGGCGCTCGGCGGCAAGAGTTCTGCACTCGCGGACATCGGATCACACACCTGCGATCTGGCGGAGCACGTCACGGGGGCGAAGATCGTTTCGGTTCTTGCGGACCTTGGGACGATTGTCAAGACCCGTTACACCAGCGGCTCAGCGATCGCCTTCTCTGGTGAAAAGGGTGGCGATCTACGCGAGGTGCAGATTGCCGGCGAAGATGTTGCCAGCGTAATGCTGCGCTTCGCGAATGGTGCCAAGGGCATCGTAACGGTAGGCCAGGTGCTGCCGGGACACAAGAACGACCTGCAGCTTGAGATCAATGGTCGCAAGGCATCGCTCGGCTGGAAGCAGGAGTCGCAGAATGAACTCTGGATCGGACGTTATGACGCACCGAACTCCATGATGGCGAAGGATCCGTCGCTGATGGCCGCCAGTGCAAAGCCTTATGCACACCTGCCCGGTGGACACCAGGAAGGCTGGCCCGATGCGTTCTTCAACGTTGTCTCGGCGATCTATGGTTGGGTGCGCGCTGGTGCTGCATCCCCGAAGCCCGAGGTCGTTTCTTCCTTTGCCGATGCTACGCATGTGACGGAGATTGTCGATGCCATGCTACGCAGCCATGACGGCGGAAACGTCTGGATCGCGGTTGAATAG
- a CDS encoding sugar phosphate isomerase/epimerase family protein produces MKLGLFTALFGSLNFDELLEELKRYPAITAVELGTGNFPGASHVDLEGLLTGTSTSMTFGRRIADAGLTISALSCHGNPIHPRADIAAHDDDIIRKTILLAEKLGVPVVNTFSGCPGGAPADVTPNWITAAWPPEYAEALDWQWNERVIPYWQKTAAFAANHGVKIALEAHPGFVVYNPETLLRLRAAAGPSLGINFDPSHMWWQGIDIPTAIAELGEAIFHFHAKDVYVSPGNKARNGVLDTKSYRDMAARSWLFRSVGWGHSEIEWKGIASALRLAGYDYVISIEHEDALTSIHEGLSSAINMLSRVLITEPAVVPWWT; encoded by the coding sequence TTGAAGCTTGGCCTGTTCACAGCACTATTTGGATCGCTCAACTTTGACGAGCTTTTGGAGGAACTGAAGCGCTACCCCGCCATCACCGCGGTGGAGCTCGGCACCGGCAACTTCCCGGGCGCAAGCCACGTGGATCTGGAGGGGCTGCTCACCGGAACGTCCACCTCGATGACCTTCGGCAGGCGCATTGCCGACGCTGGACTTACGATCAGCGCGCTGTCGTGCCACGGTAACCCCATCCATCCCCGCGCGGACATTGCGGCACATGACGATGACATCATTCGCAAGACCATCCTGTTGGCCGAGAAGCTCGGCGTGCCGGTGGTCAATACCTTCTCCGGTTGTCCGGGAGGTGCGCCCGCGGACGTTACGCCCAACTGGATTACCGCTGCTTGGCCGCCCGAGTACGCCGAAGCGCTCGATTGGCAGTGGAACGAGCGAGTCATCCCGTACTGGCAGAAGACTGCGGCCTTTGCTGCGAATCACGGGGTCAAGATCGCGCTCGAAGCGCACCCCGGCTTCGTCGTTTACAACCCGGAGACACTGCTGCGTCTGCGCGCCGCGGCAGGCCCTTCGCTTGGCATCAACTTTGATCCAAGCCACATGTGGTGGCAGGGCATCGATATTCCGACCGCGATCGCGGAACTGGGCGAGGCCATCTTCCACTTCCATGCGAAAGACGTTTACGTCAGTCCCGGTAACAAGGCACGCAACGGCGTGCTCGATACCAAGAGTTATCGCGACATGGCTGCACGCTCCTGGCTCTTCCGCTCTGTCGGCTGGGGACACAGCGAGATCGAGTGGAAGGGCATCGCCTCCGCGCTGCGCCTCGCCGGGTATGACTACGTCATCAGCATCGAGCATGAGGATGCGCTGACCTCCATCCACGAAGGCTTGTCCTCCGCCATCAACATGCTCTCGCGTGTGTTGATCACCGAACCTGCCGTTGTGCCGTGGTGGACCTAG
- a CDS encoding DUF420 domain-containing protein, translating into MTATDSRPIPAPERLKTPPSIIAAILGVSAVASLFLFWLVYYHAPADTNHTKLLFLPSLNALFNGLSAIALVIGFVYVKVGKIKQHRAAMFTAFVFSTLFLVSYIANHALHGEYRLPIAHVGALWNFYFWMLLSHISLSVVALPLILITFFFSLSQRFQQHRKIARWTFPIWLYVSVTGVLVAVIQAVVHG; encoded by the coding sequence ATGACCGCAACCGATTCACGCCCCATTCCCGCGCCGGAACGCCTCAAGACGCCGCCATCGATCATTGCGGCAATCCTTGGCGTCTCTGCGGTCGCCAGCCTGTTTCTCTTCTGGCTGGTCTATTACCACGCGCCAGCGGATACGAACCACACGAAACTGCTCTTTCTGCCATCGCTGAATGCACTTTTCAATGGGCTCTCTGCTATCGCGCTGGTCATCGGGTTTGTCTACGTGAAGGTCGGCAAGATCAAGCAGCACCGCGCGGCGATGTTTACCGCCTTCGTCTTCTCCACACTGTTCCTCGTGTCTTACATTGCCAACCATGCGTTGCATGGTGAGTACCGCCTGCCGATCGCGCACGTCGGCGCGCTTTGGAACTTTTATTTCTGGATGCTGCTATCGCACATCAGCCTGTCCGTCGTGGCGCTGCCGCTGATCCTGATCACGTTTTTCTTCTCGCTGTCCCAGCGCTTCCAGCAGCATCGCAAGATTGCGCGGTGGACCTTTCCAATCTGGCTATACGTCTCGGTAACAGGCGTTCTGGTAGCTGTGATCCAGGCCGTTGTGCACGGATGA
- a CDS encoding CIA30 family protein, with protein sequence MTLKLRFLTQRTLTVASAITLCGALSSSGQNARPVDIAIVDAMVFDGTGAAPSARTVLIQNGRITAVGAHLAVPAGYTTIDATGEALLPGFFDLHTHWTESGMPHSVPVMANEDLAAGVTTVDDFNSSPESFEARRAWIGMLNAPHVNICGRISTPGGHGADWADSATTRQIVTPLEARAAVDDLMRYKPDCFGETMIDGWRYGMSPDNTSMNADAIAALVDEAHKFQMPVLTHTVTVSKGKDAGDGHVDVIAHALQDRDLDEATIAAIKRGGSAFAPTLAVYEPNKPGSTPIPATDPRFLQSQKRWHLALNNTRLLYEAGVPITLGTDAGMPGTPHGKSSLREMELLVQAGLPASAALIAGTANSARAMGEINDRGTIEVGKRADLVLLKGKPWETIGDVEKTDRVFLSGRLVFGPGALAPNPDVPMAAAKVGNIVDDFEREDMRTNFATLVVTNPDGGLSRSSEILQIVPREGTNHALLMTGKMVVKDKPSVSIVVPLTKGSIAPADLRGYKGIRLDIRGDGEYELRLNALNAAYSATVSGNAEWKSVEIPFTELHPIAGRRTSPADALWKGDDLTEIEVVAHRKGGTTTWVELDNILFF encoded by the coding sequence ATGACCTTGAAGCTTCGATTTCTCACCCAGCGGACACTGACGGTCGCTTCCGCGATCACTTTATGCGGCGCTCTTTCAAGTTCAGGTCAGAATGCCCGGCCGGTCGACATCGCGATTGTGGATGCAATGGTCTTCGACGGTACCGGAGCTGCACCTTCTGCAAGGACTGTCCTTATCCAAAATGGCCGCATCACCGCGGTCGGCGCTCATCTCGCAGTTCCCGCAGGCTACACAACCATCGATGCAACGGGTGAGGCGTTGCTGCCGGGCTTCTTCGATCTTCATACGCATTGGACCGAAAGCGGCATGCCGCATTCCGTCCCCGTGATGGCGAATGAAGACCTTGCCGCAGGCGTCACTACGGTCGATGATTTCAACTCGTCGCCTGAGTCTTTCGAGGCGAGGCGCGCCTGGATTGGTATGCTCAATGCACCCCACGTCAACATCTGCGGAAGAATCAGTACGCCCGGTGGCCACGGAGCAGACTGGGCCGACTCTGCAACCACACGGCAGATCGTGACGCCGCTCGAAGCGCGCGCGGCGGTTGACGACCTGATGCGCTATAAACCCGACTGCTTCGGCGAGACCATGATCGATGGGTGGCGCTACGGCATGTCGCCGGACAACACAAGCATGAACGCTGACGCTATCGCGGCACTGGTCGACGAAGCGCACAAGTTCCAGATGCCCGTCCTGACCCATACGGTGACTGTCTCAAAAGGAAAGGACGCAGGAGACGGTCACGTGGACGTGATCGCTCATGCCTTGCAGGATCGCGACCTCGATGAAGCCACCATCGCAGCCATCAAACGGGGTGGCAGTGCATTTGCTCCCACCCTGGCGGTCTATGAGCCTAATAAGCCCGGCTCAACTCCCATCCCGGCCACGGATCCACGTTTCCTGCAGTCGCAGAAGCGCTGGCACCTGGCATTGAACAACACTCGCTTGCTTTACGAGGCAGGTGTTCCGATCACACTTGGCACAGACGCAGGTATGCCCGGTACTCCGCACGGAAAATCGTCCCTGCGCGAGATGGAGTTGCTGGTACAGGCGGGTTTGCCCGCCTCTGCCGCGCTCATCGCGGGCACCGCTAACAGCGCCCGCGCCATGGGAGAGATCAACGACCGTGGAACCATCGAAGTGGGAAAGCGAGCCGACCTCGTCCTCCTCAAGGGCAAGCCATGGGAGACGATTGGCGACGTCGAAAAGACCGATAGGGTGTTTCTTAGTGGACGACTTGTCTTCGGTCCCGGTGCGCTTGCGCCCAACCCTGACGTGCCTATGGCAGCCGCGAAAGTCGGCAATATCGTCGATGATTTTGAACGCGAAGATATGCGGACAAACTTCGCCACGCTGGTGGTCACGAACCCGGACGGAGGCCTGTCGCGCAGTTCCGAGATCCTCCAGATCGTTCCCCGCGAAGGAACGAACCACGCACTGTTGATGACCGGGAAGATGGTCGTCAAAGACAAACCATCGGTAAGCATCGTCGTGCCCTTGACCAAAGGATCCATCGCGCCCGCCGATCTGCGTGGTTACAAGGGGATCCGGCTCGATATCCGTGGTGACGGTGAGTACGAGCTGCGGCTCAACGCACTCAATGCGGCATATTCCGCGACTGTCTCCGGAAATGCAGAATGGAAGTCGGTGGAGATTCCTTTCACGGAATTGCACCCCATCGCGGGCAGGAGAACATCGCCGGCGGATGCGCTCTGGAAGGGCGACGACCTCACTGAGATCGAGGTTGTCGCACATCGCAAAGGCGGAACAACGACATGGGTCGAGTTGGACAATATCCTGTTCTTCTAG
- the cyoE gene encoding heme o synthase produces the protein MVTAAPIPDARAALRRPSTIVTDYVELFKPRVTLMVIITAAAGFYLGSLRSGISPLNLQFVWAMVGMSIVTAGSSTLNQVIERRTDALMPRTQSRPLAAKRLGFAHGLIIGLLCIAIGSVVLALTTNPITSMLTLLTAIGYVAIYTPLKRMSMAATFVGAFPGALPPLIGWTAARGFIEWPAVALFAILFVWQFPHFEAIGWLYRNDYAKAGIRVTAVAKPGGLATAAQALFYAVLMIPVSLWPVWLGTSGWAYGAAALVLGIAYLYYTLRFTRITRDLPPAESRKIARDLLKVSVIYLPLLLAAMILNAHGRIFF, from the coding sequence ATGGTTACCGCAGCACCAATCCCGGACGCACGCGCCGCTCTTAGGCGGCCATCGACGATCGTGACGGACTACGTCGAGTTGTTCAAGCCGCGCGTTACGTTGATGGTCATCATTACTGCTGCCGCGGGGTTCTACCTTGGGTCGCTGCGATCGGGCATCAGCCCGCTGAACCTGCAGTTTGTATGGGCGATGGTCGGCATGTCCATCGTCACCGCCGGTTCCAGCACACTGAACCAGGTCATTGAGCGTCGCACCGATGCTCTGATGCCTCGCACGCAATCGCGACCCCTGGCAGCGAAGCGGCTGGGATTTGCGCATGGCCTGATCATCGGCCTGCTGTGCATTGCGATTGGGTCGGTGGTGCTTGCCCTGACAACGAATCCGATCACGAGCATGTTGACGCTGCTGACGGCAATTGGCTACGTCGCCATCTACACGCCACTGAAGCGCATGAGCATGGCTGCGACCTTTGTCGGCGCATTTCCCGGTGCTTTGCCGCCGCTGATCGGATGGACGGCCGCGCGTGGATTCATCGAGTGGCCAGCCGTGGCGCTCTTTGCGATCCTGTTTGTCTGGCAGTTCCCTCACTTTGAGGCTATTGGCTGGCTGTACCGGAATGACTACGCCAAGGCCGGCATCCGCGTAACGGCTGTCGCCAAACCGGGCGGCCTCGCCACCGCGGCTCAGGCCCTGTTCTATGCCGTACTGATGATCCCGGTGAGTCTTTGGCCCGTGTGGCTGGGTACCAGCGGGTGGGCCTACGGTGCGGCGGCGCTTGTACTTGGCATCGCGTATCTCTATTACACACTTCGTTTCACACGCATCACGCGAGACCTGCCGCCGGCAGAATCCCGCAAGATAGCCCGCGACCTGCTGAAGGTGAGCGTCATCTACCTGCCGCTGCTACTGGCCGCCATGATCTTGAACGCGCACGGCCGCATCTTCTTTTAG